In Magnetospirillum sp. XM-1, a single window of DNA contains:
- the mamQ gene encoding magnetosome protein MamQ has protein sequence MALGDANVGSAPGVDFSALQRVKQSEELLAQLYVVEETPRRLGRGPVHALMVISVLSVVAFIATLLMRYNTFVTMSEDTQAKRSNYEVMIQRRDNLFGNLVKLTLNHAALEHSIFSHTSDKRTEGVEAGKGGPIGSALEQLMKQGGIGKLLGDIGGGKALLGADGGFGNALGRLMAVVEQYPTIQSVDTYKHMMTSLVEMEDRIATRREDYNAAASTYNIEITKWPWNYLAFITGFKRAEYFQEKPAGDTPIITPQLFQELLPLNHAQDIKK, from the coding sequence ATGGCATTAGGCGACGCGAATGTTGGTTCGGCCCCTGGGGTCGACTTCAGTGCGCTGCAACGGGTGAAGCAGTCGGAGGAGCTGCTTGCCCAGTTGTACGTGGTGGAGGAGACGCCGCGTCGTTTGGGGCGTGGGCCGGTGCACGCTCTTATGGTCATATCGGTTTTGTCGGTTGTTGCGTTCATCGCGACGTTGCTGATGCGCTACAACACCTTCGTGACCATGTCGGAAGACACGCAGGCGAAGCGGTCCAATTACGAGGTGATGATCCAGCGCCGGGACAATCTGTTCGGCAATCTTGTGAAGCTGACGCTGAACCATGCTGCATTGGAGCACTCGATCTTCTCGCATACCTCGGACAAGCGGACCGAGGGCGTTGAGGCTGGCAAGGGCGGCCCTATCGGCTCGGCGCTGGAACAGCTGATGAAGCAGGGCGGGATCGGCAAGCTTCTGGGTGATATTGGGGGCGGCAAGGCGCTGCTGGGGGCCGACGGAGGCTTCGGCAATGCGCTGGGCCGTTTGATGGCGGTGGTGGAGCAGTATCCGACCATCCAGTCGGTGGACACCTACAAGCATATGATGACGTCGCTGGTGGAGATGGAAGACCGCATCGCGACGCGTCGGGAGGATTACAACGCCGCCGCCTCGACCTACAACATCGAGATCACCAAGTGGCCGTGGAACTATCTGGCGTTCATCACCGGGTTCAAGCGGGCGGAGTATTTCCAGGAAAAGCCGGCGGGCGACACGCCGATCATCACGCCGCAGCTGTTCCAGGAACTGTTGCCTCTCAACCATGCGCAGGACATCAAGAAATGA
- the mamB gene encoding magnetosome biogenesis CDF transporter MamB, whose product MKFENCRDCREEVVWWAFTADICMTLFKGVLGLMSGSVALVADSLHSGADVVASGVTQLSLKISNKPADERYPFGYGNIQYISSSIVGSLLLIGASFLMYGSVMKLISGTYEAPSIFAAVGASVTVIVNELMYRYQICVGNENNSPAIIANAWDNRSDAISSAAVMVGVIASVIGFPIADTIAAIGVSALVGRIGLELIGTSIHGLMDSSVDTELLQTAWQVAMDTPMVHSIYFLRGRHVGEDVQFDIRLRVDPNLRIKDSSMVAEAVRWRIQEEIPHARDIRLFVSPAPAAAARA is encoded by the coding sequence ATGAAGTTCGAAAATTGCAGGGATTGCCGCGAGGAAGTGGTGTGGTGGGCCTTTACCGCCGACATCTGCATGACCCTGTTCAAGGGGGTCCTCGGGCTGATGAGCGGCAGCGTGGCGCTGGTGGCGGATTCGTTGCATTCGGGGGCGGACGTGGTGGCCAGCGGGGTGACCCAGCTCAGCTTGAAGATTTCGAACAAGCCAGCGGATGAGCGCTATCCGTTCGGCTACGGCAACATCCAATACATCTCGTCGTCCATCGTGGGCTCCTTGCTGCTGATCGGGGCCAGCTTCTTGATGTACGGCTCGGTGATGAAGCTGATCTCGGGGACCTACGAGGCGCCGAGCATCTTCGCGGCGGTTGGGGCGTCGGTGACGGTGATCGTCAACGAGCTGATGTATCGCTACCAGATCTGCGTGGGCAACGAAAACAACAGCCCGGCCATCATCGCCAATGCCTGGGACAACCGGTCCGACGCCATCTCGTCGGCGGCGGTGATGGTCGGCGTGATCGCCTCGGTGATCGGCTTTCCCATCGCCGACACCATCGCGGCCATCGGCGTCTCGGCCCTGGTGGGACGCATCGGCCTGGAACTGATCGGAACCTCGATCCACGGCCTGATGGACAGCTCGGTGGATACGGAATTGCTGCAGACCGCCTGGCAGGTGGCCATGGACACGCCCATGGTCCACAGCATCTATTTCCTGCGCGGTCGCCATGTGGGCGAGGACGTGCAGTTCGACATCCGCCTGCGGGTCGATCCCAATCTGCGCATCAAGGACAGTTCCATGGTGGCCGAGGCGGTACGCTGGCGCATCCAGGAGGAAATCCCCCACGCCCGCGACATCCGCCTGTTCGTCAGCCCGGCACCCGCCGCCGCGGCACGGGCCTGA
- a CDS encoding helix-turn-helix domain-containing protein — protein sequence MTLQPFNIGGLSRQTGVNIETIRYYEKIGLLPPPARSQGGFRQYEDHHLQRLRFIRRGRDLGFSIDSIRALLTLAERPDSPCEGADQMVLLHLDEVERKIADLTLLRDELRKMKNCCGQVVAQCQIIGSLTAPGSAQQDAI from the coding sequence ATGACGCTTCAGCCCTTCAATATCGGCGGCCTCAGCCGGCAGACCGGCGTCAACATCGAAACCATCCGCTATTACGAGAAGATCGGGCTACTGCCGCCGCCGGCACGGAGCCAGGGCGGCTTTCGTCAATATGAGGACCACCATCTTCAGCGGCTCCGCTTCATTCGCCGGGGCCGCGATCTGGGCTTTTCCATCGATTCCATCCGTGCCCTGCTGACTCTGGCCGAACGACCCGATTCCCCGTGCGAAGGTGCCGATCAGATGGTTCTCCTCCATCTTGACGAGGTGGAACGCAAAATTGCCGACCTCACCCTTTTGCGCGACGAATTGCGGAAGATGAAGAATTGCTGCGGACAGGTGGTCGCCCAATGCCAGATCATCGGCTCACTGACCGCCCCCGGCTCCGCACAGCAGGACGCTATATGA
- a CDS encoding Fur family transcriptional regulator, with protein MISRIEQRCIDKNMKMTGQRRVIARVLSESSDHPDVEEVYRRAAEIDPHISIATVYRTVRLFEETAILKRHDFGDGRARYEEAGGDHHDHLIDLKTGKVIEFSSEEIESLQKEIATRYGYRVVGHRLELFGVPLAADETAD; from the coding sequence ATGATTTCTCGAATCGAACAACGTTGCATCGACAAGAACATGAAGATGACCGGCCAGCGCCGGGTCATCGCCCGCGTCCTGTCCGAGTCCTCCGACCATCCGGATGTGGAGGAAGTCTACCGCCGGGCGGCCGAGATCGATCCCCATATCAGCATCGCCACGGTCTATCGCACCGTGCGGCTGTTCGAGGAAACGGCCATCTTGAAGCGGCACGATTTCGGCGACGGCCGCGCCCGCTACGAAGAAGCTGGCGGTGATCACCACGATCACCTGATCGACCTGAAAACCGGCAAGGTCATCGAATTCTCCAGCGAGGAGATCGAATCCCTGCAAAAGGAAATCGCCACGCGCTACGGCTACCGGGTCGTGGGCCACCGCCTGGAGCTGTTCGGAGTTCCGCTGGCCGCCGACGAAACCGCCGACTGA
- the mamR gene encoding magnetosome protein MamR, with the protein MIWTAVIKGSALVTFVQGAMVLVDKIFGEEILPHRIYSSAEASQLLGMDRLEVLGLIRSGTIKAKKVGDNYRILGSNLVDYMNR; encoded by the coding sequence ATGATCTGGACGGCGGTGATCAAGGGGAGCGCGCTGGTGACCTTCGTGCAGGGCGCCATGGTGCTGGTGGACAAGATCTTCGGCGAGGAGATCTTGCCGCACCGGATCTACAGCAGCGCGGAAGCCTCGCAATTGCTGGGGATGGACCGTCTCGAGGTGCTGGGCCTGATTCGTTCGGGGACGATCAAGGCGAAGAAGGTGGGCGATAATTATCGTATCCTGGGCTCCAATCTTGTGGATTACATGAACCGATGA